From the Sardina pilchardus chromosome 11, fSarPil1.1, whole genome shotgun sequence genome, the window TGCCCTCCACTGACCCCCTCATCCAGATCAAATCTTCCCAAGGTGCTGTGCCTACCGTTCTGGCCTTTGACCGCCTGGGCGGCTCCTCTTTAGGGGGAGCTGGCCTCCCTCCCCAGTCCTCCACATATCGCTCGGCCCAGGAGTCCGCTCCACACCTCCTGCAACCTCAGTTCAGCCTGCTGCATTCGGCCCTTGGGAACCCCCAGCAGGCCCCCCCCCAGCCTTACGGCGGCCCGGTTTTCTCGGGCTCCCTCGAGAGAGCACTTCAGCGTGAATGTAGTGTGATCAAGCACCACCAGCGGCCTTCCAGCGCCCAGTCCGGTCAGGAGCAGCTGCCTGGCGGCGGGCAGCATTCTTTACAGGGCTATCTGGCCGGCGAGAGCGATGTGTCCTTCCAGCAAGAGCCTTCACGCCAAACCCCCGTGCCCTGCAACCCCGCTGGAGATTCGGCTCACTCGCTCAACGGTGGAGCGCAGCAAAAAATAGCATCTCAACCCGCATTGCCGCAATCTCAGGCCTACCCTTCATCCCCTGGGTTTTCGCCCGCCTCCGGAGCGAAAGCCAAAGACTGCGCTTCCAAAATCACCCCACACCCTGCGGACGGTCCGGTGGCCGAGCCCCAGCCGCAGACGGACTCGCCCGACATTCAGCAGCAGAGCTACTCCTCTCCTTTGTCGAAGCAGAGCTCTGTGATCGCCACCCACTCTCAGCCGTTCACATCCACCCAGCTGCCCAGTCTGATGTCCATCAGCCCCTCACAGACCTACATCACCTCCCAAGCCCTCTCCAGCGCCATCAGCCATTCACAGGCCTTCTCTTCCAGTCAGACGGAGAAACTGCCTTCCATTTACAAGACGCTGTCTTCTTTTGCTAGCCAGTCGAATGACGTGACGTCTGTCAGCCAGTCTTTAGTTTGCTCTTCCAGTCAACAACAGCAGGCACTGCCCTCAGTGGCGCACAGTGAGGGGTATGATGCACAGGTGCAGGGACTTTGCATAGGTAACCCCTCTCAGAACTACTCCTCCAGCCTCTCTCAGGGTCTGCCGAGTGTTAGCTACTACTCCCAAGGGCCAGCAACTGCCAGTTCCTCACAGAGCTACGCGACAGGACAATCTGTGACTCAAAGCCCTTCGTACTCCTCCAACCACACTTCAAGTTTACCAAACTCTAACTCCACCCAGGACTGCGGCCTCATACAGCCTGCCCCCGGTGGCAAAACGGAGAACTCACTGTTACAGCAGCCTCAGAAATACATGCTGCCGGTTCAGTCGCCGCCCTCTTCCACGGCCTCTCATGCCCAAGCCTTACAGAACAACAGACCCTCAGTGGAATTAAAGCCAGCATATGGCAAAGGCAAACCAGACGAGAACTCCTTTCTCACTTCCAAAGAGGATTGCGGAGAGCTTCCGATTCAGGATGTGCAAGCGTTGCAGCAGGCCTCTCTGGAGACATCCTCACACATGGCGAGTGGCGAGGTTGGAGCGCAGAACAACGTGGTGTACGTGGTCTCCAAAATGGACGACAGGCACAACACCCAGAGTGTTATTCGGAGCAATTCCCGAACTGAGGATCAGGTGATGGGGATCTCCAACATGGAACCCATGAAAAACGGGAGAATGGGGTCTCTGAACCAACATGGGCAACTCATAAGCAGTGCTAATGTGAGGACCCTAACGCCTGACCCAAAGAGCAGTTCAACATTAATGCAGTCTTCCCACGCCTCCATGAACGCAGAGGAACTCAAACAGCACACTCTCCTGCTGAAGGTTCCGTCGTCCCAGCAGCAGAACCATCAGACCCAGACCATTAGAATACAGCAAGATCATTGTCAGTCCCCACAAGGTCAAGCGCAGTTTGTCCGCGTTCCTGGGGCGCAAATCCTTCTAGAACCCTCCCAGATGATCTTCCTCCAGCAAGCGCCATCTCAGACAGGACAGAGTTCGGCCAAAGTGGCAAACCAAATGCAGCCGATCCAGTATCTCCATATGAACAATGGGATTAACCTTGGTGTTGACAGCCAAAACCAGCAGCAGGTTGTACTGCACCAAGGATCTGACACGGGAGAAGCCTCCAAGCAGCACCTGTCACCAAAAGATAGTTTCAGCCAATCAAACCAGCAGGATGCAAAGCAACATTTTACCCTCAGTTCCATCTGCTTCCCCGAGTCTATGCTGCTGGCAGACGAGAGGAACATCCTGTCCAATGTGGATGACATTTTGGCTGCGACAGTGGCTGCCTGTGGAGTGACCCCACAAGACTTTGCGAAAGCCACTTCCTCGGAAGGGGACATGCCTTCAATTGCCAATCCCACAGACTCCAAGTGCCACTACCAGTCAAATGAGAGCAGGCATGAATCTTCTAATTATTCATCGCAACACACAGTTGTGGCCAATGCTCAGTCTATGACACTGGCGGTAAATGGCAGTCAATTGACATCAGACATTCATAGGTACCCCAAAGATGCAATCGGGGGGCATCAAGCATTTACATTAGCGaactcacacatgcaacacagcaCTGGTATGATTAACCCCCAACAGGAAATTGGTGAAGAAGCAACGAATGTCCTCAGGAATGTTGGAGGTGTTGTCCGTGAGGCACTTGACAGAAGCATGGCGTTACCCAAAGGGCACGCGGGGAATCCCATGAACGGTGCATCTCTGAACTCCAGTGGAAATAGCAATATGGACAGTAGAGGTCCTTCCAACTTTCACCTGGCTGGCCAGGAATGTTCTCAATCAGGGCTCTTACACAAGGGTAGAGATATGGCCTGTTCTGAGGGAGGGATGGGCATCAAAATGGAAAATGGTCTTGTGGAATGTACTGCTGATGGTCTCCCAAAGAAAAAATATAGGTCAAAAGGTTCCAAGCTGGTCGTTGACGATGAAAACGGTCAGCCCAGGTCTCAGAGACGAAGCAGCCAAGCCAAGCGTCAGAACTCTAAAGGCAGTGATACGAGTTCGCCCTCGGCCTCGGAGGGCTGCCTTGACAGCTACCAGCAGCAGGAGAGGATGCGTCAAAAGATAAGGGAAGTTGAGGAAAAACAACCAGAGGTCAAAACTGGATTCATTGGGTCCTTTCTAGATTTTCTCAAGTCTGGTCCAAAGCAAAATTATTCTTCTCCTCCAGTCAGAACCCCAAATCGCACAAGGAAGCCCCCCACATCCACCAGGAGAACCCCCTGTCCACTGGCCATGCCAAAACTCCCGCACCCCACTGCTCCAATGATATCGCAGGGTTCACACCCTGGGAGTTCAGCAAAGCGGCTGGATGAAGAGCTGCACAAAAACCTGGAAACCCTTCCGTCGTTCTCGTCCGACGAGGATGAAGCAGCTGGAAGGAACCAAGACCTTCAGAAGAGCATCAGCTCCGCTCTCTCATGTCTCGATGAGCAATCAGACAAGAAACAGAAATTAGGTATAAAAGGTTTTGATAACATCTCTGTGCGTCGTTTTGCTGCGtacaatggcagttaatgacaaATAATGGCAATTTAATTGTGTTTATGTACATTTCCTACGTGTGTTTGACTTAAGATTAAATCAGTCATCCTTTCAAATATATCCTTCCTTACAGAGTACTTTGTTGTAACTTGTTGTAACTAATGTTTACATTCCATTTAATACTATTTTGTATCATTTAGTAATAGAAGTTCTGTACATTCTCGCACACGCAGACAATAGATCTACAAGTGCAGTGGGGAAACAGGAGCACGCTACGAGCGTGAGCGCCCAGTCATCAGCTGCGAAGCCACAGGAGCAGCAGTCGGCGGCGGCGCAGGAACTCAATACGGAGGAACTTCTGAAGGGCGTCCCCCCGGACCAGTTGGCTGTGCAGCTGGTCACCGTCGCCATCGAGGGCCTGACGGACGAGGAGCTGTCAGACAGTGGCGGCGAGGGGATGTATCGTGAGCGGGACGAGTTTGTGGTGAAAAATGAGGACATTGAGAGCCTGAAGGTAGGATATCATTTTCGGGATATCGTGACCCCATCTGCCTTGTCTGCCCTCTGTGTCCGTTtagatttgttgtttttttgttgtttgttggcAGACATTTGTTTCCTTTTAGTAATGTCAGCATGAGACTTAAGCCACAGAGAGCTTTCAAACAACCCATTGGTTTCAGCATTAGGCACCAGCTTTAGGAGATATTAAATAGTGACTGCATTTCACAGATGTGTTGTGCAATCCTCTTAGAATGCTCCAAAAATGGCTTTAGCGGTGAGTTCTATCAGACAGTAATGAATCATTCCAGTCACTTCAGTCTCTCGGAATGGGCCGGGCGCAGTCTGTGTGACTTTGTAGTGTAAGCCCTTTTGTCTGTGTCAGCGTTTGATCCTCTCAGTGGcatgttctgtttttgtttgggtcTAGGTGACATTGAAAACGGGCCTGGAACCTCCAGCCATCTGGAAAGTACAAAAGGCCCTGCTGCAGAAGTTTATCCCTGAGCTGAGAGATGGAAGACGAGTGTTTTCAGCCACAAACAGTGTGAGTGGAGCCAGCAATGAAATATTAATACAACAATACTGACTAagcatacatttttatttaagcCTAGTACCACTCAGGCACTCACACAGATCTTTACTGGTTGAAAAGTAGGATTAGAAGATGTGTTCTATATATTGTATGCTGTAACtgcatttcattttattattttatcagAAATGTTGTGAAAATAAGACTTGAAATGATCCTTTGTGGTTAAGATAgttcttttaaaaataaataaggaTGTGGGAGAGGCTCTTGAAATgtagtttgtgttttgtttttagtacTTGGGGTACTTTGGAGATGCTAAGACAATGTATCGGAGAGTGTATGTCAAGTTCCTTGACACGGTCAACAAGAGAGAGTATGTTCGGGTCTGCAGTAGGAAGCCAAGGTGCAAGCCAATGCACTCTATGAGGTACTGTACAACTCTGAGAATTTCTTTTCATCTGTAGTTGGATATAGTCAGTGCCTCAACACATACCCTTTCAAGCCACAACAAAAAGTTCTAGATTTTTTAGCAGGTGGATTTGAAGAGTCTTGTAATTCAttgtcatttgtgtttgttttgttttatattgtttttataaTACATTTTGCCATGAAATAGCCATAGGTGGTGCTATGGTATTAAACCAAAACCTACTACTATCACACCCTTTCAAAAGACACCGGCCTGTATGCTACATTGTCTACCTGTTAATCTGacacacatttctgcacatACTCCTTCACAGAGGCTCTCAGGCGAAGGCCCTGCTTGCCCACAGGATGGGTCCTGCTGCTGTGTCTGACCCCTCCTTACTGAAGGCGTTCTCCAAGCCCAGGCCAAAGCAGCCCAAGGCCAAGGCTGAGCCTCCGCcgaagaagaggaaaaagtgGAAGGAGGCATTTGCCACCTCTCCCACCACATCCTCTCCCGAGGCGTTCAGTGAAGATGATGGTGAGGACCTCTAGGACCTTTTAAAGCCCATTCAgacggccccggcagtggcgcaactggctggggcacctgcaccgtacgccggcaacccgggttcgattcccgccccgtggtcctttccggatcccaccccgactctctctcccactcacttcctgtcattctctctactgtcctgtccattaaaggcataaaaagcccaaaaaataatctttaaaaaaaaaaagcccattcaGACTACAAGCGACTACCAAGAAAGACCATGTCATTCATCGATTACAGGCGAATTAACTGTTGCCAATGCAAAATGGCGTACAACACAGTTAGAATAATTTTAAACTTTTGAAGTGACAAGCAATGAGCAAATCAgcaatgtgtgtgcagtgacatTATGATGTGCCATGAACCCATGGGGAACCCAGGGTGTGGGGATGAGTTTCTCATGGTGTCAGTGGCTTACCAGTAGTTCAGTGGTGTCTGTGTTGCTTCTGCTAATAACACCTACTAAATATCTGTCTTTTGTCTTAACTTTTATGTGTAGTCTGTACATATAGACTACTGTATGTAGATAGCCAATAACATTTCAAAAGGTAACGAGTTCAGATTTGCCTGCTTTGCTGTCTTGCTTAAAGCccactctcctcttttttcaGAGTTCACCCCTCCGATTCCGTTCGCCTCGCGCTTCCTCAACACCAGGATGATGAAGGAGACGTTCCGGAGCTACGTGGAGCTGCTCATCAGTGTGGCCCTGGATGCTGAGCTCATGAACACTCTGGAGAGTGAAAATGGTGAGCACGAAATGAGATGAAACCTAAAGCACGCAAGCATGTTAAACCCACAGATTAACCTGGACGGCCCTGAACCATGCCATTGTTATTATTTAAGTTTAATTATGAGAGTAGCAGTACGTCTGATATTATGTATGAGTAAAAATCGTTGCATTTTATTGTGTAGCAGGAAGTGAGTTTGCAAAAGCAGCATAAATGCGACACACATTTGCTGTGGAGTATTCATTTGTGTGAAATGAATTGTTTTATCTTGTATGACCTTGGAACTTAAAATTGGTCTTTTTTTAAACCCTCATCAGATGAGCTTTTGCTGCCTCACATGAAGAGGGTGGATGGGATGATCACAGACAATAGAAGAAGATTACTCCCCAAATTGCGCATGGGACAGCTGTTCAAGGTAGGCTTACCTGTTAGTGGTTTATAATCAGGTTATTAGAATTGGATAGATTAAACCTGATCACAAGCACTAGAATTGCTTAAATCAGTCTTAAGTTTGCTCGCGGTTGACATAATCGTCTACTTCTCCTAATTTGAATTTAAGTGATGTGATTCCCAGCTCAGTGTTAGTTATTATTCTGAGAATCAGTTAATTTTAAGATACATTTATATCTTACATGGACTATTGTGACCGTTGTTAAAGAAGATTAGTGaataccacaaaaaaaaagagaattaattattgaattaataaatgaaaaaagatgCCTCCAATATCTAAGTAGTGTTGGTAGAGGCTATATGTGTAGGcagcatgtgtgtactgtatgctgtgcatgtgtgctcatGTCAGATTAGAATCATGTCAGATATATGTACTTTCAGTACCATGAAAGAACTATTCCTGAAGGATCTTGAAAGGGTTTGTTTTGATTGTTGCAGGTGAGGAAATATTTAGGCAAGGAGATATTTCACAGAATGGGAAGCTTGACTCAACTCTGCaacctttttctctctgttgtccCCGCAGACTGCACTGGACAGCTTTCCTGAGATCTCTGTGGTGACGGAGCtgaaaaaagatggagagactcCTTCTTTTAAAGTGCGTCTTGGTGGAAAGGCTTACAACAAGAAAACGATGAAGCCTTCCAAATCCCCAAGCAAATTACCATTGGTAAGGAAAGGGGTACACCTTGGTCAGTTTGAAAGAATGCCATTACACATGATACTGTAGATTATAAAGAGAATATAAACCGTACTGTGATATCCCTCCCTTTTGACTTTGTTGTACTTTACAGGATCATGACATTTACTCACACTCCTTTAACCCCTTCTGTACCCCTTTAACATCATTGTCCAAAGGTCAGGGCTGTTCAGTAGGCTTTTATGGTgaaaaaagacagtaaaagctTAGCCTATGTGTTCAAAATTGATGCCAAGAGGGTAAATGCCAGTTCTCACTTTGTGTTGCTTAGGCAGGAAAGAGCACTTCAGAActtgaccactagatggcaattCCTACCTTTCTCTCCaccatacatgcatgtgtgggcTGTACACTGTACATTGTTCTCTCCTCATTTATGTTGATCTAGATGGTAGCCGTCTATTGTTATCTTATCAGCAGTCCAGGCGTGTATGTCACCGTGTGGATTCTTCACTGAGCGTATCACCAATATAAGAGCACAGAGAGTTCAATGAGAACAAATGAATGTGGAGAACTGACTCTGTcccctctctcgtctctcttctAGGAGTATACGGTGGATCAGCACAAGACACAGtggttctctctctatcactcacttcAGCACTACAAGTACCATACATACCTTATGTGTAAGGATGAGGTAAGAGAGAACAGCGACATCCACATGCATCCACATATTTGTTTGTAAAATGGTCAAGGGTCTCCTAGTGACAAATTGACCACGCATGCATCTGTGGGAACACTATGTATGGACTGAGAGTGGATGCCATACCATCAGCACTATGTAGACTTGAGCTTTGTCCACTTCCTCAGTCTACCCTGCAGATATACAATGGCCGTCTGTACGTTGGTTTTCCATAGCAGC encodes:
- the qser1 gene encoding glutamine and serine-rich protein 1, whose amino-acid sequence is MMDRNYPTPSFADSLAPPPQTAAWAYERSTACIKPSSSYAATHLESELLQRQTYASSQIPAYTTTHHPAGLSGVFETSLHTSGGNTTEPSVMNFLPAIESRSLQAGPATASLLPQFRTPSWQTAANSSTTELFLTGALSSSGTFPTAALSSYQHPTAFPSRSYTTTPSLTVQDVTYSSSNGLLPSTDPLIQIKSSQGAVPTVLAFDRLGGSSLGGAGLPPQSSTYRSAQESAPHLLQPQFSLLHSALGNPQQAPPQPYGGPVFSGSLERALQRECSVIKHHQRPSSAQSGQEQLPGGGQHSLQGYLAGESDVSFQQEPSRQTPVPCNPAGDSAHSLNGGAQQKIASQPALPQSQAYPSSPGFSPASGAKAKDCASKITPHPADGPVAEPQPQTDSPDIQQQSYSSPLSKQSSVIATHSQPFTSTQLPSLMSISPSQTYITSQALSSAISHSQAFSSSQTEKLPSIYKTLSSFASQSNDVTSVSQSLVCSSSQQQQALPSVAHSEGYDAQVQGLCIGNPSQNYSSSLSQGLPSVSYYSQGPATASSSQSYATGQSVTQSPSYSSNHTSSLPNSNSTQDCGLIQPAPGGKTENSLLQQPQKYMLPVQSPPSSTASHAQALQNNRPSVELKPAYGKGKPDENSFLTSKEDCGELPIQDVQALQQASLETSSHMASGEVGAQNNVVYVVSKMDDRHNTQSVIRSNSRTEDQVMGISNMEPMKNGRMGSLNQHGQLISSANVRTLTPDPKSSSTLMQSSHASMNAEELKQHTLLLKVPSSQQQNHQTQTIRIQQDHCQSPQGQAQFVRVPGAQILLEPSQMIFLQQAPSQTGQSSAKVANQMQPIQYLHMNNGINLGVDSQNQQQVVLHQGSDTGEASKQHLSPKDSFSQSNQQDAKQHFTLSSICFPESMLLADERNILSNVDDILAATVAACGVTPQDFAKATSSEGDMPSIANPTDSKCHYQSNESRHESSNYSSQHTVVANAQSMTLAVNGSQLTSDIHRYPKDAIGGHQAFTLANSHMQHSTGMINPQQEIGEEATNVLRNVGGVVREALDRSMALPKGHAGNPMNGASLNSSGNSNMDSRGPSNFHLAGQECSQSGLLHKGRDMACSEGGMGIKMENGLVECTADGLPKKKYRSKGSKLVVDDENGQPRSQRRSSQAKRQNSKGSDTSSPSASEGCLDSYQQQERMRQKIREVEEKQPEVKTGFIGSFLDFLKSGPKQNYSSPPVRTPNRTRKPPTSTRRTPCPLAMPKLPHPTAPMISQGSHPGSSAKRLDEELHKNLETLPSFSSDEDEAAGRNQDLQKSISSALSCLDEQSDKKQKLDNRSTSAVGKQEHATSVSAQSSAAKPQEQQSAAAQELNTEELLKGVPPDQLAVQLVTVAIEGLTDEELSDSGGEGMYRERDEFVVKNEDIESLKVTLKTGLEPPAIWKVQKALLQKFIPELRDGRRVFSATNSYLGYFGDAKTMYRRVYVKFLDTVNKREYVRVCSRKPRCKPMHSMRGSQAKALLAHRMGPAAVSDPSLLKAFSKPRPKQPKAKAEPPPKKRKKWKEAFATSPTTSSPEAFSEDDEFTPPIPFASRFLNTRMMKETFRSYVELLISVALDAELMNTLESENDELLLPHMKRVDGMITDNRRRLLPKLRMGQLFKTALDSFPEISVVTELKKDGETPSFKVRLGGKAYNKKTMKPSKSPSKLPLEYTVDQHKTQWFSLYHSLQHYKYHTYLMCKDEITSLRSREEDLGQEETVQTCLGNRAWVEGLFDRFGELLTQVQQACL